One Gigantopelta aegis isolate Gae_Host chromosome 1, Gae_host_genome, whole genome shotgun sequence genomic region harbors:
- the LOC121369870 gene encoding cytoplasmic protein NCK1-like, which translates to MMEDPVVVIAKYDYHAENTQELNIKKNERLVLLDDSKDWWKVQNTAHKSGFVPSNFVKRSKPKASILSSLRNTLGRKKSDAKNSSACASPSTVRSVNGESRTRNLRSNAPSNIQICSQATPASAKYNYTAEREDELSLIKGERILVLEKSNDGWWKGQKNNDNIGWFPSNYVTVDVENDYCTAAGADAMMNDCLEVVVALYPFTGKNEEELSFEKGQRLEIIHKPSEDPEWWSARNSSGEVGLVPRNYMQTVDVDGEGDRAASIGSNNTSNTPPSQSTSSLSNASSVGLSGGRRQFNVSGPLSDRDWYYGKINRQQCEELLSKHAEDGDFIIRDSESTAGHYTVVLKAPNRNKHFRVNVTDGVYGIGQQKFTSMEDLIEHYQKHPIFKQDSEKLYLIKPFTMPSDV; encoded by the exons ATGATGGAGGACCCGGTGGTGGTGATCGCCAAGTACGACTACCACGCGGAGAACACACAGGAGCTGAACATCAAGAAGAATGAGCGGCTGGTGCTGCTCGACGACAGCAAGGACTGGTGGAAGGTCCAGAACACTGCACACAAGTCCGGCTTCGTCCCGTCCAACTTCGTGAAGCGCTCCAAACCCAAGGCTTCCATCCTTTCCAGTCTGAGAAACACACTCGGCCGGAAGAAGAGCGATGCCAAGAACTCGTCGGCCTGTGCTTCACCATCGACAGTGCGCAGCGTGAACGGGGAGTCACGGACCCGGAACCTGCGTTCCAACGCGCCCAGTAACATTCAGATCTGTTCGCAGGCGACACCAGCATCGGCGAAGTATAACTATACCGCGGAGCGAGAGGACGAGCTGTCTTTGATCAAAGGGGAGCGGATTTTGGTGTTGGAAAAATCCAACGACGGCTGGTGGAAAGGGCAGAAGAATAACGACAATATCGGCTGGTTTCCATCAAATTACGTTACGGTGGACGTGGAGAATGACTACTGTACGGCCGCTGGGGCCGACGCGATGATGAACGATTGCCTGGAGGTCGTTGTGGCGCTGTACCCATTCACAGGAAAGAACGAAGAGGAGCTCAGTTTCGAGAAAGGTCAGAGGTTAGAAATCATCCACAAACCTTCAGAGGACCCCGAGTGGTGGTCAGCGCGCAACAGCAGTGGTGAGGTCGGACTGGTGCCGAGGAACTACATGCAGACTGTGGACGTTGATGGTGAGGGTGACCGTGCAGCCAGCATCGGCTCCAACAACACAAGTAACACGCCGCCCTCGCAGTCTACGAGCAGCCTGTCAAACGCATCGTCAGTGGGGTTGTCGGGGGGGCGGAGACAGTTCAATGTGTCGGGGCCACTGTCAGACAGAGACTGGTATTACGGCAAGATCAACCGCCAGCAGTGTGAGGAGTTACTCTCGAAACACGCCGAGGACGGCGATTTCATAATACGGGATAGTGAGTCTACA GCTGGTCATTACACAGTGGTCCTTAAAGCGCCAAACAGAAACAAGCATTTCAGGGTGAACGTTACGGACGGTGTGTACGGAATAGGACAGCAGAAATTCACGTCCATGGAAGACTTGATAGAGCACTATCAGAAACACCCGATATTCAAACAGGACTCGGAGAAACTCTACCTGATCAAGCCTTTCACAATGCCGTCGGATGTCTAG